Proteins encoded within one genomic window of Amycolatopsis nigrescens CSC17Ta-90:
- a CDS encoding phosphotransferase — MTADENNLTDADRHYRDWMTRALHQAAEHFELTIEGPVVFGWLDRSAGAPASASSGRVWLRVVSELPAWVGGPAWTGNYDANVVSGLPKPRVLDLHDWPDDTFRHVRGEVLTRLPGTPCSTTNTPPPHLILPPQWWRELRASLTTLARTQTERMHSDQAKINRRIRDAFGDGTTVVIQRWETVHGDLHWGNLLRDPFGILDWELWGTGPAGTDAATLYAYSLAQPAVAATVRSQFTDVLDTPDGRRAQLAVAARLLHRASFGDHPELVDPLRRLGQRLSLEEG; from the coding sequence GTGACCGCGGACGAGAACAACCTGACCGACGCCGACCGGCACTATCGGGACTGGATGACCCGCGCCCTGCACCAGGCCGCCGAGCACTTCGAGCTGACCATCGAGGGACCTGTGGTGTTCGGGTGGCTCGATCGCTCGGCCGGCGCACCGGCCAGCGCGAGCAGCGGGCGTGTCTGGCTGCGGGTGGTGTCCGAGTTGCCCGCCTGGGTCGGCGGCCCGGCCTGGACCGGCAACTACGACGCCAACGTGGTGAGCGGGCTGCCGAAACCCCGAGTTCTCGACCTGCACGACTGGCCGGACGACACTTTCCGGCACGTTCGCGGCGAAGTACTCACCCGCCTGCCCGGCACCCCGTGCTCGACGACCAACACCCCGCCGCCGCACCTCATACTGCCCCCGCAGTGGTGGCGCGAGTTGCGGGCGAGCCTGACCACGCTCGCCCGCACACAGACCGAGCGCATGCACTCTGACCAGGCCAAGATCAACCGACGTATCCGGGACGCCTTCGGCGACGGCACCACCGTGGTCATCCAGCGCTGGGAAACCGTGCACGGAGATCTGCACTGGGGCAACCTGCTCCGCGACCCCTTCGGCATCCTCGACTGGGAACTCTGGGGCACCGGCCCCGCCGGCACCGACGCCGCCACCCTCTACGCCTACAGCCTCGCCCAGCCCGCTGTCGCCGCGACGGTGCGAAGCCAGTTCACCGACGTCCTCGACACCCCGGACGGCCGCCGCGCCCAACTCGCCGTCGCCGCGCGCCTGCTCCACCGCGCCAGCTTCGGCGACCACCCCGAACTCGTCGACCCCTTACGCCGGCTGGGCCAAAGACTCTCGTTGGAAGAGGGCTAA
- a CDS encoding AAA family ATPase yields MLVRRAYIPDHARPQQLDDWPYTVPCVAELAEEGLAFTAPVTFLVGENGSGKSTVVEAIAEAFKLDSHGGRAGRKYVNDREITPLGQVLRLDTTAAGGRMLRGPRTKRKGFFLRAETAFGLMNAVSGMLGYWEGDTSQMSHGEGFLTVFAEAFRAPGLYLMDEPEAALSFSSCLQLVALMHDLGASGAQIICATHSPILASTPGADIIEIGEHGTRRAKWDELDLVVQWRRYLTDPGTYLRHMIP; encoded by the coding sequence ATGCTTGTTCGCCGTGCCTACATCCCGGACCACGCACGTCCACAGCAGCTGGACGACTGGCCCTACACGGTGCCGTGCGTCGCGGAGCTGGCCGAGGAGGGTTTGGCGTTCACCGCGCCGGTCACGTTCCTGGTCGGTGAGAACGGCAGCGGTAAGTCCACTGTGGTCGAAGCGATCGCCGAGGCGTTCAAGCTCGATTCCCACGGCGGGCGCGCGGGCCGTAAATACGTCAACGACCGGGAGATCACGCCGCTGGGACAGGTGCTGCGGCTGGATACCACCGCGGCCGGCGGGCGGATGCTGCGCGGCCCGCGCACGAAACGGAAGGGGTTTTTCCTGCGAGCCGAGACCGCGTTCGGGCTGATGAACGCGGTGTCCGGCATGCTCGGCTACTGGGAAGGCGACACCAGCCAGATGAGCCACGGCGAAGGGTTCCTCACCGTGTTCGCCGAGGCTTTCCGAGCGCCCGGCCTATATCTGATGGATGAACCCGAGGCGGCACTCTCGTTTAGTTCCTGCCTTCAACTGGTCGCGCTCATGCACGACCTCGGCGCGTCCGGTGCGCAGATCATCTGCGCCACCCACTCCCCGATCCTGGCGTCCACGCCGGGCGCGGACATCATCGAGATCGGCGAGCACGGAACACGCCGTGCGAAATGGGACGAGCTGGACCTGGTGGTGCAGTGGCGGCGCTACCTCACCGATCCCGGCACCTACCTGCGCCACATGATCCCGTGA